Part of the Myxococcus fulvus genome, GGCCCTGGGGCTGAAGTACCTCACGATTACAGAGCACAGCGAGGCGGCCATCTACGCGGGCGGCCTCAAGGTGGAGGCGCTGGAGCGCCAGTGGGAGGAGATCGACCGCGTCAACGCCGCCGTCCCCGGCGTGCGCCTGCTCAAGGGCATCGAGGTGGACATCCTCGAGTCCGGCGCGCTCGACTACGACGACAAGGTGCTCGAGAAGCTGGAGGTGGTCATCGCCTCCATCCACGTGCGCCACTCCATGGACGAGGACCAGATGACGAAGCGGGTCCTCACCGCGCTGGACAACCCGCACCTGCACATCCTCGGGCACCCCACCGGCCGGCTGCTCCAGAGCCGCGAGCCCTATCCCCTGCGCATGGACGAGGTGCTCGAGCACGCCGCACGGCGCGGCGTCGCGGTGGAGATCAACGGCAAGCCCGCGCGGCTGGACATCAAGGCCGAGTATGTCCGCAAGGCCGTCCAGCTGGGCGTGAAGCTGGTGGTGAGCTGCGACGCGCACCGCCGCGAGGACCTGGCCAACCTGGCCTTCGGGGTCGCCACCGCCCGGCGGGGCTGGGCCCGCAAGCAGGACGTGCTCAACACCCAGAGCGCCGAACGCTTCCTCACCGCGCTGCGCGCCGGGCGGTGATAGGCTGCCTCGCGCGCCGATGTCCCGCCTGTCCCCGCTCGTCCTCACACTGTGTCTCCTCGCCCTGCCCGCCCTCGCGGCGGACAAGGCGCGGCCCTCGCGCGCGGACCTCCAGCGCGTGCTGGAGCAGCACACCCGCTCCGTGGTGAAGGTCAGCGGCCCCCAGCGCACCGGCCATGGCGTCATCGTGGGCGCCGCGGGCCAGGTGCTCACCTCCGTGGAGCCCGTGGGCGAGGAGTATGTCGGCCTCCAGGTCGCCACCGTGGAGCACGCGGGCCAGGCCCTGCCCGCGCGTGTCCTGCTCGCCAACGTCGCGCTGAAGGTCGCCGTCGTCGCGGCGCCGGATGGCACCTACCCCGCGGTGGCGGTGCGGCTGCTCAAGGACGGCGACAGCCTGGAGGGACGCTGGGTGGTGGGCGTGGTGCCCGCGACCCGGAGTCGTCCCGCGAAGCCGGAGGCGGCCCAGGTCTCTCGCGCGCCGGCGCCCTTCTATGACGTGCCCCTCGCCCTTCCTCCCGGCAGCCCCGTGTTCGACGGGGACGGCAGGCTGGTGGCGGTGGTGGTGCAGCGCACCCGGCGCGGCTGCAGGGTGCTGCCCATGGGCGAGGTGAAGGTGACGCTCGCCTCCGCGGACGGACCATGACCCAGCAGTCGGTGGCGACTCCCTGGCGCCCCAGCGCCGTGCAGGAAGCCGTGGGCCTGTGGGCCCTGGGCTTCGCGGGCATCATCGCCGCGTTCCTCGCCTTCGGCGGCACCAGCATCCCCAAGCTGGTGGCCACGGTGGGCTTCCTCTACCTGCCCCTCATCCCCATGCGCTGGCGGGACGAGGACTACCGCGACTACGGCCTGTCCGCCCGCGCGTGGCGCGAGGATCTGCTGCTGTTCCTCAAGGTCTCCGCGCTGGTGGGCCCGCTGTTCTTCCTCGCGTTCGCCGGGTTCGTGGAGCTGCTGCCCCACCTGCCCGAGTCGCTCGCGCGCCACCTCACGCCCCTGGGCGGCGAGGTCCACTTCCGCCTCCGGCTGCCGCCGCGCTTCGGCGAATGGGTGGTGGATCAGCTCTTCGTCGTCGCGCTGCCCGAGGAGTTCTTCTACCGGGGCTATCTGCAGGCGCGCCTGCGCGACGCCTGGCCCCAGGGCCGCAAGTTCCTCGGCGCCCGGCTGGGGCCCGCCTTCTGGGTGACCGCCCTGCTCTTCGCCCTGGGCCACCTGGCCATCTTCCAGACCTGGCGGCTGTC contains:
- a CDS encoding serine protease, with amino-acid sequence MSRLSPLVLTLCLLALPALAADKARPSRADLQRVLEQHTRSVVKVSGPQRTGHGVIVGAAGQVLTSVEPVGEEYVGLQVATVEHAGQALPARVLLANVALKVAVVAAPDGTYPAVAVRLLKDGDSLEGRWVVGVVPATRSRPAKPEAAQVSRAPAPFYDVPLALPPGSPVFDGDGRLVAVVVQRTRRGCRVLPMGEVKVTLASADGP
- the mrtX gene encoding myxosortase MrtX: MTQQSVATPWRPSAVQEAVGLWALGFAGIIAAFLAFGGTSIPKLVATVGFLYLPLIPMRWRDEDYRDYGLSARAWREDLLLFLKVSALVGPLFFLAFAGFVELLPHLPESLARHLTPLGGEVHFRLRLPPRFGEWVVDQLFVVALPEEFFYRGYLQARLRDAWPQGRKFLGARLGPAFWVTALLFALGHLAIFQTWRLSVFFPALLFGWMRERTGTVVGAALFHAACNLFVRVLEASFFGGP